One window of Gavia stellata isolate bGavSte3 chromosome Z, bGavSte3.hap2, whole genome shotgun sequence genomic DNA carries:
- the NARS1 gene encoding asparagine--tRNA ligase, cytoplasmic has translation MAGAVLGRTAALVLEELYVSEREGNDSTGDGTQKKPFKTVLKALMTAGKEPFPTIYVDSQKENERWAIISKSQMKNVKKLWHREQMKNEAKEKKEAEDLLRREKNLEEAKKVVIKNDPSLPEPKCVKIDALEAYRGQRVKIFGWIHRLRRQGKNLMFIVLRDGTGFLQCVLSDELCQCYNGLILSTESSVAVYGTLNLVPEGKQAPGGHELNCDYWELIGLAPAGGADNLLNEDSEVDVQLNNRHMMIRGENMSKIFKVRSMVVQAFRDHFFANGYYEVTPPTLVQTQVEGGSTLFKLDYFGEEAYLTQSSQLYLETCIPALGDVFCVAQSYRAEQSRTRRHLAEYTHIEAECPFISFEDLLDRLESLVCDVVDRVLKSPASSLLYDLNPGFKPPKRPFRRMNYSEAIEWLKEHDVKKEDGTYYEFGEDIPEAPERLMTDTINEPILLCRFPAEIKSFYMQRCHDDSRLTESVDVLMPNVGEIVGGSMRIWDSEELLEGYKREGIDPTPYYWYTDQRKYGTCPHGGYGLGLERFLTWILNRHHIRDVCLYPRFVQRCKP, from the exons ATGGCGGGAGCGGTTCTGGGGAGGACGGCGGCGCTCGTCCTGG AAGAGCTGTATGTTTCTGAACGAGAGGGCAATGATTCCACTGGTGATGGGACACAAAAGAAACCATTCAAGACCGTTCTAAAG GCTTTGATGACAGCAGGAAAGGAACCGTTTCCTACTATTTATGTGGATTCGCAAAAAGAAAACGAG AGATGGGCCATTATTTCAAAGTCACAgatgaaaaatgtcaaaaaactGTGGCACAGGGAACAAATGAAGAATGAAGctaaggagaagaaggag gcAGAAGATCTCTTGAGAAGAGAGAAGAACCTGGAGGAAGCTAAGAAGGTTGTTATCAAGAACGATCCTAGTCTTCCAGAGCCAAAATGT GTAAAGATTGATGCTTTGGAGGCTTACAGAGGCCAGAGAGTGAAGATTTTTGGCTGGATTCACAGATTACGGAGGCAAG GAAAAAATCTGATGTTCATTGTTTTGAGAGATGGTACAGGTTTTCTTCAGTGTGTCCTTTCAGATGAACTG tGTCAGTGTTACAACGGGCTGATTCTCTCTACGGAGAGCAGTGTTGCAGTGTATGGTACGCTGAACCTTGTTCCTGAAGGCAAGCAG GCTCCAGGAGGCCATGAGCTGAACTGTGATTACTGGGAGCTTATTGGTCTGGCCCCAGCAGGAGGGGCTGACAATCTACTCAATGAGGATTCGGAGGTTGATGTGCAACTTAACAACAGGCATATGATGATTCGAGGCGAGAATATGTCCAAAATCTTCAAGGTGCGCTCCATGGTAGTACAGGCCTTCAGGGATCATTTCTTTGCCAATGGATATTATGAA GTTACACCACCAACTTTAGTCCAGACGCAGGTGGAAGGAGGCTCAACCCTATTCAAACTGGATTATTTTGGTGAAGAGGCATACTTAACACAATCATCCCAGCTCTATCTGGAGACCTGCATTCCAGCGTTAGGAGATGTTTTCTGTGTTGCTCAGTCATACAGAGCTGAGCAATCCAGGACCCGCAGACACTTGGCAGA ATACACTCACATTGAAGCTGAATGCCCTTTTATAAGTTTTGAGGATTTATTGGACCGTCTGGAGAGCTTGGTTTGTGATGTAGTAGACAGAGTCTTGAAGTCACCTGCATCAAGCTTACTCTATGACCTAAACCCG GGCTTCAAGCCCCCTAAACGTCCTTTCCGACGAATGAACTATTCTGAAGCCATTGAGTGGTTAAAGGAACATGATGTGAAGAAGGAAGACGGCACTTACTATGAGTTTGGGGAA GATATTCCTGAAGCTCCTGAGAGATTGATGACAGACACCATTAATGAGCCAATCTTGTTGTGCCGATTTCCTGCAGAGATAAAGTCTTTCTATATGCAGCGCTGTCATGATGATTCCCGGCTTACTGAATCC GTTGATGTGCTGATGCCTAACGTCGGTGAAATTGTTGGAGGCTCTATGCGTATCTGGGACAGTGAGGAGCTACTTGAAGGCTATAAGAGAGAGGGCATTGATCCCACGCCATACTACTGGTATACTGATCAG agaaaatacGGTACGTGCCCTCATGGTGGATATGGTTTGGGATTAGAACGGTTCCTAACCTGGATTCTGAACAGACACCATATCCGAGATGTCTGTCTCTATCCACGCTTTGTCCAGCGCTGCAAACCTTAG